In Pelosinus sp. UFO1, one genomic interval encodes:
- a CDS encoding DMT family transporter produces MSKYRVWFLLVICNLFWAGNYVFGKYVIADITPLWITFSRWSLAMFFLVPIAHYIEKPVWHRAKKEWFLLSCMGVLGVIGYNIFLYSALGYTTPTNAALVSALNPGVIVICSIILYRERISILQTLGLILSLIGALVVLTNGEMGRLLQLQFNRGDLLMVGAVIIWTLYTLIARRISTPPITATAISTGIAVLLMAPFAYNQGIQIGQIGTIAITGILYMVLFPSVGSFVFWNLSVQKIGVSKAGVFLNLIPVFTAIISGILGERVTGAQGVGGLLVFCGVYLTTGMLEQRLNIGNRKNKERPNDSGLTNSACCQEK; encoded by the coding sequence ATGTCAAAATACCGGGTTTGGTTTCTACTTGTAATTTGCAATCTATTTTGGGCGGGTAATTATGTTTTTGGAAAGTATGTTATTGCAGATATAACACCACTTTGGATTACTTTTTCTCGATGGAGCTTGGCTATGTTTTTTCTAGTTCCTATTGCACACTACATTGAAAAACCTGTATGGCATAGGGCGAAAAAGGAATGGTTTTTATTGTCTTGCATGGGGGTACTAGGGGTTATCGGTTATAATATATTTTTATATTCGGCCTTAGGATATACAACGCCAACGAATGCCGCATTGGTGAGCGCCCTAAATCCTGGGGTCATCGTCATTTGTTCCATCATTTTATATCGAGAACGTATTTCTATCTTACAGACATTAGGGTTGATACTTTCCCTTATTGGTGCTTTAGTGGTATTAACAAATGGTGAAATGGGGCGTTTGCTTCAATTGCAGTTCAACCGGGGTGATTTATTGATGGTAGGGGCAGTTATAATATGGACTTTATATACACTAATTGCAAGAAGAATATCCACACCACCGATTACAGCAACGGCGATATCTACAGGGATTGCCGTGCTCTTGATGGCCCCCTTTGCCTATAATCAGGGTATACAGATTGGGCAAATTGGCACAATAGCCATTACAGGTATTCTTTATATGGTATTATTCCCCTCTGTAGGTTCTTTTGTTTTCTGGAATCTGTCAGTCCAGAAGATTGGAGTTAGTAAGGCAGGTGTATTTTTAAATTTGATTCCTGTCTTTACGGCTATTATTAGTGGTATATTAGGAGAAAGAGTTACCGGAGCACAAGGGGTTGGAGGCTTGCTAGTATTTTGTGGTGTATACTTAACAACAGGTATGTTAGAGCAGCGTCTGAATATAGGAAATCGAAAAAACAAAGAGAGGCCTAATGATAGTGGATTAACAAACTCCGCGTGTTGCCAAGAAAAATAA
- a CDS encoding LysR family transcriptional regulator, whose translation MEIRHLEYFIEVARQKSFSKAAEEMHISQPSISKVIKDIENQFGVTLFYRSTKYVELTDAGGIILEQAVKIVSSFQNINVNLIGGSKLKSGKIRIGIPPITGLTTFARLFGPFRKAYPNIHLDLFEFGSKKIEIGILDGTLDVGIICIPPREKELYEMICSIQDPLRLVVYPGHPFAKCEVIDYASLINESFVLYSSDFSLNDVIIERCMQAGFRPKVIFETLQLELMTQLVADHFGIALLPSTVCQHLDCKALISIPMANPQVYLQLAMAWKKERYISHATEEWLQFVKTRMDFNNKEFDITQNQWFWDNATPS comes from the coding sequence ATGGAGATACGGCATTTGGAATATTTCATAGAAGTAGCACGACAAAAGAGTTTTAGTAAGGCGGCTGAAGAAATGCATATTTCTCAACCATCTATCAGTAAAGTAATCAAAGATATTGAAAATCAGTTTGGAGTTACTCTTTTTTACCGTAGCACAAAGTATGTTGAATTGACTGATGCAGGTGGAATCATTTTAGAACAAGCAGTTAAAATCGTTTCATCTTTTCAAAATATAAACGTTAATCTGATTGGTGGATCAAAATTAAAGTCAGGAAAAATAAGGATCGGTATTCCACCGATTACTGGCCTTACAACCTTTGCTCGTTTATTTGGACCTTTTAGAAAGGCATACCCAAACATCCATTTGGATTTGTTCGAGTTTGGATCTAAAAAAATTGAAATTGGTATTCTAGATGGGACACTCGATGTAGGTATAATATGTATTCCCCCTAGAGAGAAGGAACTTTATGAAATGATTTGCAGTATCCAAGATCCACTACGACTTGTAGTGTATCCTGGACACCCTTTTGCTAAATGCGAAGTTATTGATTATGCTAGTCTTATTAATGAATCCTTTGTGCTTTATAGCAGTGATTTTAGTCTAAATGATGTAATTATTGAGCGGTGCATGCAGGCAGGGTTTCGTCCTAAAGTTATTTTCGAAACGTTGCAGCTTGAACTTATGACACAACTTGTAGCAGATCATTTTGGCATAGCTCTTTTACCGAGTACAGTTTGCCAGCACCTGGATTGTAAGGCGTTAATTTCTATTCCTATGGCCAATCCTCAAGTATATTTGCAGTTGGCCATGGCATGGAAAAAAGAGAGGTATATTTCTCATGCGACTGAAGAATGGCTGCAATTTGTAAAAACTAGGATGGATTTCAATAATAAAGAGTTTGATATTACACAGAACCAATGGTTTTGGGATAATGCAACGCCATCATAA
- a CDS encoding DUF4879 domain-containing protein — protein MRKSILLIILFCLFTLVTSLASAGPAPNLSNVQITHVGADNTGWIDVKQIPMTTLYGQNFYVAVRFTGYPNPNRIFLYQNGAQIPVEQVTEPFGREGIGNPFTGWVYQFKVPISYGTGIIAVQADGIRTGTYYSTVYGVKAKPQP, from the coding sequence ATGAGAAAATCGATTCTGTTAATTATACTATTTTGCTTATTCACTTTAGTAACATCTTTAGCTAGCGCTGGGCCTGCACCAAATTTATCAAACGTCCAGATTACACATGTTGGTGCTGACAATACTGGTTGGATAGACGTTAAACAAATTCCGATGACGACTTTGTATGGACAAAATTTTTATGTAGCTGTTCGTTTTACTGGATATCCTAATCCAAATCGTATTTTCTTATATCAAAATGGAGCACAAATTCCAGTTGAGCAAGTAACGGAACCTTTTGGTAGAGAAGGTATTGGTAATCCTTTTACTGGCTGGGTTTACCAATTTAAAGTTCCTATTTCCTATGGAACAGGAATTATTGCGGTACAAGCTGACGGTATACGCACGGGTACATATTATAGTACTGTATATGGAGTTAAAGCAAAACCTCAGCCTTAA
- a CDS encoding serine dehydratase subunit alpha family protein yields the protein MENIASKEINPLWLKFIKVLKKEVVPALGCTEPISLALAAAIAAQRLGKPVEKIEAKVSANLMKNGMGVTVPGTGTTGLFIAAAVGAIGGDPEGKLEVLKNLTPEQVDTGKRMIAEGRVQITIADVPHILYSEAKVICQDKWVTVSIADSHTNVIQIEENGKIVFQVESENPAKDTKEEEISLVGLKAQEVYDFAINAPLDLIGFIREAAILNNSLSQEGMSGRYGLRIGATMDFQMNQGLLPEGLLTQILMRTTAASDARMGGAALPAMTNSGSGNQGISATMPVLVVAEHVKANEETLTRALILSHMMAIYIHDKLPKLSALCAVTTASMGSAAGMAWLLKGDFKAVSMAISNMIGDVAGLICDGASNSCAMKVSTSVMSGYKAVLMALEGIRVTENEGIVAEDVDQSIANLGELACQGMVQTDGQILQIMLNKK from the coding sequence ATGGAAAATATAGCTTCTAAAGAGATCAATCCCTTATGGTTAAAATTCATCAAAGTTTTAAAAAAGGAGGTAGTGCCTGCTTTAGGATGCACGGAGCCAATTTCTTTAGCATTGGCTGCCGCTATCGCTGCTCAGAGGTTAGGAAAACCAGTTGAAAAAATTGAAGCCAAGGTCTCGGCAAATTTAATGAAAAATGGCATGGGGGTTACTGTACCGGGGACTGGTACAACAGGGCTCTTTATTGCAGCTGCTGTAGGTGCTATCGGCGGCGATCCCGAAGGAAAACTAGAGGTGCTTAAAAACCTGACGCCAGAACAGGTTGATACAGGCAAGCGCATGATTGCAGAGGGGCGGGTCCAAATAACGATTGCGGATGTACCCCATATTTTATATTCAGAAGCAAAGGTTATATGTCAAGACAAGTGGGTGACAGTCTCTATTGCTGATAGCCATACAAATGTGATACAAATTGAGGAAAATGGCAAGATAGTATTCCAAGTGGAGTCAGAGAATCCTGCAAAGGATACGAAGGAAGAAGAAATTTCTTTGGTTGGTCTAAAAGCTCAGGAAGTATATGATTTTGCCATCAATGCACCATTAGATTTGATTGGTTTTATCCGTGAAGCTGCTATATTGAATAACTCACTATCTCAAGAAGGAATGAGCGGACGCTATGGATTGCGTATTGGCGCAACAATGGATTTTCAGATGAACCAAGGACTTTTGCCGGAAGGTCTCTTGACTCAGATCTTGATGCGTACTACTGCGGCTTCAGATGCGCGCATGGGCGGGGCCGCTCTGCCTGCTATGACCAATTCTGGTTCTGGTAATCAAGGTATATCGGCAACAATGCCTGTCCTTGTGGTAGCCGAGCATGTAAAAGCCAATGAAGAGACCCTAACAAGGGCTTTGATACTATCGCACATGATGGCGATCTATATCCATGATAAGCTTCCTAAGTTATCAGCCCTCTGTGCCGTTACGACTGCTTCTATGGGATCAGCAGCAGGAATGGCTTGGCTGCTGAAAGGAGACTTTAAGGCGGTCAGCATGGCTATTTCTAATATGATTGGTGATGTGGCAGGGCTTATCTGTGATGGGGCATCGAATAGCTGTGCAATGAAGGTTTCTACCTCAGTTATGTCTGGATATAAGGCAGTACTAATGGCCCTAGAAGGGATTCGTGTTACTGAAAATGAAGGTATCGTTGCTGAGGATGTGGATCAATCAATTGCCAATTTGGGAGAATTGGCTTGCCAAGGAATGGTTCAGACGGATGGCCAGATTTTGCAAATCATGCTAAATAAGAAATAA
- a CDS encoding HAD family hydrolase yields the protein MYKYLIFDIDGTIIDTEKAVIGSLQRLLKVETGIDYPSNELSFVLGIPGLDALKQLNIADTEKACDKWNEYLKEFYNSIRVFPDLEEIIKHLHHLKIKTGIVTSKTKQELIDDFYPFGLHDYFDYIVCADDTTKHKPDPEPILKCLKMAKLSPAEAIYIGDTSYDMQSAHNASVDFALALWGAKDPNLNAKIKLSHPRELLDIVGIPTI from the coding sequence ATGTACAAATATCTGATATTTGATATCGATGGAACAATTATTGATACAGAAAAAGCGGTTATCGGTTCATTACAAAGATTATTAAAAGTAGAGACCGGTATTGATTACCCATCGAATGAATTGTCTTTCGTATTAGGCATTCCAGGACTTGATGCATTAAAACAGTTAAACATTGCAGATACTGAAAAAGCATGTGATAAGTGGAATGAGTATTTAAAGGAATTTTATAACTCTATACGGGTTTTTCCCGATTTAGAAGAAATCATAAAACACTTGCATCATCTAAAGATTAAAACAGGTATTGTAACATCAAAAACAAAGCAAGAGCTAATTGACGATTTTTACCCTTTTGGCTTACATGACTATTTTGATTATATAGTTTGTGCTGATGACACTACGAAACATAAGCCTGATCCAGAACCGATATTAAAGTGTTTAAAAATGGCTAAATTATCTCCAGCTGAAGCGATTTACATCGGTGATACTAGCTATGACATGCAAAGTGCCCATAATGCAAGTGTTGATTTTGCTCTTGCATTATGGGGAGCGAAAGATCCGAATCTCAATGCGAAGATAAAGTTAAGTCATCCAAGAGAGCTTTTAGATATTGTAGGAATCCCAACAATATAG
- a CDS encoding SIMPL domain-containing protein gives MFKKTILLVAMSLLLAVPAFASEASKTVVQVTGNSQKEVIPDVAKITLSVNSVNASLDKAKNENTQIVNRVFASLNDQGVTNEQIKTNTYQVDPIYNYEKDKLPKLEGYRVTNGLEIRTSIDKVGILVNEVTNAGANEINSIRFETANETDSKNEALKDAVADAMKKAEIIANTLNKRVARVTLVNESGVFYHPVMMESRMLKAASMDGAAPNIQAGKVTIGATVQVTVELE, from the coding sequence ATGTTTAAGAAAACAATTCTATTGGTGGCCATGAGCTTGCTGTTAGCTGTTCCAGCCTTTGCGAGTGAGGCTTCCAAAACAGTGGTACAGGTAACTGGAAATAGTCAAAAGGAAGTTATTCCTGATGTAGCCAAAATTACGCTTTCCGTGAACTCGGTTAATGCCAGTCTAGACAAAGCAAAGAATGAAAATACTCAAATCGTAAATCGTGTATTTGCTAGTCTAAATGATCAGGGAGTAACAAACGAACAAATCAAAACAAATACATACCAGGTGGATCCAATTTACAACTATGAAAAAGATAAGTTACCTAAGCTGGAAGGGTACCGTGTAACTAATGGCCTAGAAATCCGTACTTCTATTGATAAAGTAGGAATTTTAGTTAATGAAGTTACTAACGCAGGTGCCAATGAGATAAATTCGATTCGTTTTGAAACAGCAAATGAAACAGACAGCAAAAACGAAGCATTAAAAGATGCTGTTGCAGATGCGATGAAAAAAGCCGAAATAATTGCCAATACGCTGAATAAAAGAGTTGCTAGAGTAACCCTTGTGAATGAGTCTGGTGTGTTTTATCACCCAGTTATGATGGAAAGCAGAATGCTAAAAGCAGCAAGTATGGATGGGGCTGCACCGAATATTCAAGCCGGTAAAGTAACCATCGGAGCTACCGTTCAAGTAACTGTTGAATTGGAATAG
- a CDS encoding protease complex subunit PrcB family protein, giving the protein MNSKMKKIASFAAGAAILTAATMPVFMPERVAAAAKWVNLRPSVSTETKVETNDSSNDVEIATPIEEEVVGGVVVLNKDGEAKRIIIEENGNEKAVAVAVDKELAAKRQQAVDAGEQTWLLDPVEVVRNDAEKYGFDGQNDSITLVSPLEQTEGRKKVLVSHGTKYYVVELMQPAGSSGNKIWQIISIKEVKATATHNHHKPDVGLGVEGLNYDKVIRWQQNVDEGRELWRLDPMQVAKIEGKNYGFTELDTFTIVKKQSSSAISRHGEIDFEVIHQGKKYSMILVKPFGGPDAIWTTYKAQLIDNVPEQPSKTKILFETSKYEDWKFYKSEYPQDMFFATIVNSDGQLAYDNRVSENIINKFKRPEFNNKIVLFANMGASSAQSDIGIEKVTLHGNDMTVYVHTKSPRPDEIITMNIIYPDDYVTIDSSILRERGTMNITFVDQKGKVLSKNKLTIKG; this is encoded by the coding sequence ATGAACAGTAAGATGAAAAAAATCGCATCCTTCGCAGCAGGTGCAGCGATATTGACTGCAGCTACAATGCCAGTATTCATGCCAGAGCGCGTTGCTGCAGCAGCAAAATGGGTTAATTTAAGGCCATCCGTTTCTACAGAAACAAAGGTAGAAACAAACGATAGTTCTAATGATGTAGAGATAGCTACTCCTATAGAGGAGGAAGTAGTTGGTGGAGTCGTAGTTCTTAACAAAGATGGAGAAGCCAAAAGAATCATTATAGAAGAGAACGGAAATGAAAAGGCAGTAGCTGTTGCCGTTGATAAAGAATTAGCGGCAAAAAGGCAGCAAGCTGTGGATGCTGGGGAGCAAACTTGGTTATTGGATCCAGTAGAAGTAGTACGCAATGATGCAGAAAAATACGGCTTTGATGGGCAGAATGATTCCATTACCCTAGTATCACCTTTAGAACAAACTGAAGGCAGAAAAAAGGTACTTGTAAGCCACGGTACAAAATATTATGTAGTAGAATTAATGCAACCAGCAGGATCATCTGGCAACAAAATTTGGCAAATCATATCCATTAAGGAAGTTAAGGCAACGGCTACTCATAACCATCATAAGCCAGACGTAGGACTAGGAGTGGAAGGCCTTAACTATGATAAAGTAATCAGGTGGCAACAAAACGTAGATGAAGGCAGAGAACTTTGGCGTCTTGACCCTATGCAAGTTGCGAAAATCGAAGGGAAAAATTATGGCTTTACCGAGCTAGATACTTTTACGATCGTCAAAAAGCAAAGTAGTAGCGCAATTTCTCGTCATGGGGAAATCGATTTTGAGGTAATTCATCAGGGAAAAAAATATTCAATGATCTTAGTTAAACCTTTTGGCGGTCCAGATGCAATTTGGACAACCTATAAAGCACAATTAATCGATAATGTACCTGAACAACCATCGAAAACGAAAATATTGTTTGAGACAAGTAAGTATGAAGATTGGAAATTCTATAAATCTGAGTATCCTCAAGATATGTTTTTTGCTACTATCGTCAATTCTGATGGACAATTAGCCTATGACAATCGTGTTTCAGAAAATATAATAAATAAGTTCAAAAGACCAGAGTTTAATAATAAAATAGTTCTGTTTGCAAATATGGGAGCTTCTTCTGCTCAATCTGATATTGGTATTGAAAAAGTAACTTTACATGGAAATGATATGACAGTATATGTTCATACCAAAAGTCCACGCCCGGATGAAATCATTACAATGAATATCATTTATCCTGATGACTATGTTACGATTGATTCCAGTATCCTGCGGGAACGTGGCACTATGAATATTACTTTTGTTGATCAAAAGGGTAAGGTGTTAAGTAAAAATAAGCTAACAATTAAGGGGTAA